A DNA window from Moorella thermoacetica contains the following coding sequences:
- a CDS encoding MtaA/CmuA family methyltransferase, with protein sequence MSASEQMAGSERVIAAVQGQEVDRFPLVTPTSVVTVESMTVTGVYFPEAHTDPYKMAALAAAGHELLGFDTVTPYFSILLEAAALGCEVDLNSVDAMPAIKINPLKNLLERKWDWRPPANFLDRQPVKALLAAIRLLKKRYGRRVAVVGKVIGPWTLAYHLCGVQDFLLGLVLEPEAVRELLERLLAVPLRLAVAEIEAGVDVLTWADHATSDLVSAAAYRDFLLPLHQRAMEQLAGSCPVILHTCGRATDRVAYFARAGFTAFHFDSRNPVGDLLSLANGRLNLIGGINNPQTLLNGKVKEVRATIEGLLQAGIKMVAPECAVPLRTPNQNLRAIVQAVRDFSRRHRKV encoded by the coding sequence GTGTCCGCCAGCGAGCAAATGGCAGGTAGTGAGAGGGTGATAGCAGCCGTGCAGGGGCAGGAGGTTGACCGCTTCCCCCTGGTTACGCCGACCTCGGTGGTGACGGTAGAAAGCATGACCGTCACCGGTGTTTATTTCCCGGAGGCCCACACCGACCCCTATAAAATGGCCGCCCTGGCTGCGGCCGGCCACGAATTACTGGGCTTTGATACCGTCACCCCTTATTTCAGCATCCTGCTTGAGGCGGCGGCCCTTGGGTGCGAAGTGGACTTGAACTCGGTGGACGCCATGCCAGCCATTAAAATTAACCCTCTGAAGAACCTTTTGGAGAGGAAGTGGGACTGGCGCCCGCCTGCCAATTTCCTGGATCGGCAACCGGTAAAAGCCCTCCTGGCTGCTATCAGACTATTAAAAAAGCGCTATGGCAGGCGCGTGGCCGTGGTGGGTAAGGTGATCGGCCCCTGGACCCTGGCTTACCATCTGTGCGGGGTTCAGGACTTCCTCCTAGGGCTGGTTCTGGAACCGGAAGCCGTCCGGGAACTCTTAGAGCGGTTGCTGGCCGTTCCTTTGCGTCTGGCAGTAGCTGAGATTGAAGCCGGGGTTGATGTCCTCACCTGGGCTGATCACGCTACCAGCGACCTGGTCAGCGCTGCTGCTTACCGGGATTTTCTCCTGCCTCTCCACCAGAGGGCTATGGAGCAATTAGCCGGTAGTTGTCCGGTGATTTTGCATACCTGTGGCCGGGCTACCGACCGGGTGGCTTATTTCGCCCGGGCTGGGTTTACCGCCTTTCATTTTGACTCCCGCAACCCGGTCGGCGATCTTCTGTCCCTGGCCAATGGCCGGTTGAATCTCATCGGTGGCATCAACAACCCCCAGACCTTGCTGAACGGTAAAGTGAAGGAAGTTAGAGCAACCATCGAAGGCCTGTTACAGGCGGGTATCAAGATGGTAGCCCCGGAATGCGCCGTGCCCCTGCGGACACCCAACCAGAACCTCCGGGCCATAGTTCAGGCGGTGCGCGACTTCAGCCGCCGCCACCGGAAGGTTTGA
- a CDS encoding MtaA/CmuA family methyltransferase, which produces MRTLPAMTPKERFLRALNREHVDRIPVGNPVSVATVESMEACGAYFPDVHLNPEKMATLAATGYEILGFDTIAPYFSVQQEAAAFGLKMNWGTVDSMPDVLENPFEDPDDIIIPADFLERPPIRTVLEALKILKKEYGDHVCLVGKVMGPWTLSYHLHGVQKFLIKTILEPDKVRRFLDKLKDLAVKFANAQFAAGADVVTVADHATGDLVSGTCYRDFLLPIHQEMTRQLNGPTILHICGNTTDRLDYIAQAGFNCFHFDSKVNPRQAHEIVNGRIALTGSINNPKTLFNGTPDDVRREVFANCEAGIEIISPECAVPLRTPNANLKAIVTAVEEYCRNH; this is translated from the coding sequence GTGAGAACTTTGCCTGCCATGACCCCCAAAGAGCGTTTCTTGCGTGCCTTAAACCGCGAACATGTAGACCGCATCCCGGTAGGTAACCCGGTATCAGTAGCTACGGTGGAATCCATGGAAGCCTGCGGCGCCTATTTCCCTGATGTCCATTTGAACCCGGAGAAAATGGCCACCCTGGCAGCGACGGGGTATGAAATCCTGGGCTTCGACACCATTGCCCCTTATTTCAGCGTCCAGCAGGAAGCTGCGGCCTTTGGCCTTAAAATGAACTGGGGCACCGTCGACTCTATGCCAGATGTCCTGGAGAACCCCTTTGAAGACCCAGACGACATTATCATCCCGGCTGACTTTTTAGAGCGACCGCCCATTCGTACCGTACTTGAGGCACTGAAAATCCTCAAAAAAGAGTACGGCGATCACGTCTGCCTGGTGGGTAAGGTCATGGGACCCTGGACCCTGTCCTACCATCTCCACGGCGTGCAAAAATTCCTCATTAAGACCATCCTGGAACCGGATAAAGTGCGCCGTTTCCTCGATAAGCTAAAGGACCTGGCGGTGAAATTCGCCAACGCCCAGTTTGCCGCCGGGGCCGACGTGGTGACGGTGGCCGACCACGCCACCGGCGACCTGGTAAGCGGTACCTGCTACCGCGACTTTCTCCTGCCGATTCACCAGGAGATGACACGACAGCTCAATGGACCGACTATCCTGCATATCTGCGGCAATACCACCGACCGTCTGGATTATATCGCCCAGGCGGGGTTTAACTGCTTCCACTTTGACTCCAAGGTCAATCCGCGACAGGCCCACGAGATTGTCAATGGCCGTATTGCTTTGACGGGCAGTATCAATAACCCGAAAACCCTCTTTAATGGCACGCCGGATGATGTCCGCCGGGAGGTCTTTGCCAACTGCGAGGCAGGTATCGAGATTATCTCTCCCGAGTGTGCCGTGCCTTTGCGGACTCCCAATGCCAACTTGAAGGCCATTGTTACAGCAGTGGAGGAATATTGCCGGAACCATTAA
- a CDS encoding PucR family transcriptional regulator, producing the protein MLNQELIQPLLERAAALWQTAIDVVDPGGQVVASSEPSRLHFYHPEVLGLSLTEDGVRVQGESYYLPLVINDRVAGWLVWQGGVKGEVATLLQAALEEILAAARRRDQQYFTAREEEALVADLLAREAASRVEELKVRALNSGYDLNLPRAVIVLQLEPRENRYFNINLHLGYDVTEEQLKEEILEQIKGDLYLTAQDLVAYYGREMLVIFKAFLEVENMGRLYQALEVICRHLYELIKDNRLFAVRVAYGSIVTEIAGLRQSYKEAAELIALGHSCGHNSGYIDFEDILFEALVCSLPGRLRGRYLEPLYQKIVAAGEEGIQLLETVEACIDNNMNIKQTAEQLYLHRNTVTNRLERIKLLTGLDPGTGFRALFWLKMLAVYRRLVQTRDEA; encoded by the coding sequence ATGTTAAACCAGGAATTAATCCAGCCCCTGCTGGAACGGGCCGCAGCCCTCTGGCAAACAGCCATTGACGTCGTTGACCCTGGGGGTCAGGTAGTAGCCAGCTCGGAACCTTCACGGTTGCATTTTTACCATCCGGAGGTGCTAGGACTTTCACTTACGGAAGATGGAGTTCGCGTTCAAGGTGAAAGTTACTATCTTCCCCTGGTAATAAATGACCGCGTGGCCGGCTGGCTGGTATGGCAGGGGGGTGTTAAGGGCGAAGTTGCCACCCTGTTGCAGGCCGCTCTGGAGGAAATCTTGGCGGCGGCCAGGCGGCGGGATCAGCAGTATTTCACCGCCCGGGAGGAAGAAGCCCTGGTTGCCGATCTTCTGGCCCGGGAGGCGGCCTCCCGGGTTGAGGAATTAAAGGTAAGGGCGCTGAATTCGGGTTATGACTTGAACCTGCCCCGGGCGGTTATAGTATTACAATTGGAACCCAGGGAAAACCGCTACTTCAACATTAATTTGCACCTGGGGTATGATGTTACAGAGGAGCAGTTAAAGGAGGAAATCCTGGAGCAAATAAAGGGCGATCTTTACCTGACCGCCCAGGATCTAGTGGCTTATTATGGCAGAGAGATGCTGGTCATTTTTAAGGCTTTTTTAGAAGTAGAGAATATGGGCCGCCTCTACCAGGCCCTGGAGGTTATCTGTCGGCACCTGTATGAGTTGATCAAAGATAACCGTCTCTTTGCTGTCCGGGTGGCCTACGGGAGCATTGTCACGGAAATCGCTGGTTTAAGGCAGTCCTATAAGGAGGCAGCCGAATTGATTGCCCTGGGCCATTCCTGCGGTCATAATAGCGGCTATATTGATTTCGAAGACATTCTTTTTGAGGCCCTGGTGTGTTCCCTGCCGGGGCGGTTGAGGGGTAGATATCTGGAACCCCTTTATCAGAAAATTGTAGCGGCTGGCGAAGAAGGTATCCAGTTGCTGGAGACGGTGGAAGCCTGCATCGACAACAATATGAATATCAAGCAGACGGCTGAGCAACTATACCTGCACCGCAACACTGTAACCAATCGCCTGGAGAGAATCAAGCTCCTGACGGGCCTGGACCCGGGAACGGGTTTTCGCGCCCTTTTCTGGCTGAAAATGCTGGCCGTCTACAGGAGATTGGTGCAGACACGGGATGAGGCGTAA
- the cydB gene encoding cytochrome d ubiquinol oxidase subunit II — translation MDLNILWFILVTVLFTGFFFLEGFDYGVGILLPFVGRNDLERRMVINSIGPFWDSNEVWMLTAGGAMFAAFPHWYATLFSGFYLALFLILVALILRGVAFEFRSKDEKPAWRNLWDWLLFVGSLLPALLWGVAITNLIRGVPIDARMQFAGTFFDLLSPYTLLGGLAFLLVFTLQGGLFLALKSEGELKERSRQAALRAGAGAALALLLLVIMSYGVTDIFSRFLPGILLGSAFITLLLSLAGLYTRRYGPGFLMNGLTVILVTAGFFSGLFPRVMVSSLNPEWSITIYRAASSPYTLKVMTVVALTLVPIVLAYQGWTYWVFRQRVKARDLEY, via the coding sequence ATGGATCTGAACATCCTATGGTTCATCCTGGTTACCGTTCTCTTTACCGGTTTCTTTTTCCTGGAAGGTTTCGACTATGGCGTCGGGATCCTGCTGCCTTTCGTGGGGAGAAACGACCTTGAGCGCCGAATGGTTATTAATAGCATTGGCCCCTTCTGGGACAGCAACGAGGTATGGATGCTCACCGCCGGCGGGGCCATGTTTGCCGCCTTCCCCCACTGGTACGCCACCCTTTTCAGCGGTTTCTACCTGGCCCTGTTCTTGATCCTGGTGGCCCTGATCCTGCGCGGTGTGGCCTTCGAGTTCCGCAGCAAGGACGAAAAACCTGCCTGGCGCAACCTCTGGGACTGGTTGCTCTTCGTGGGGAGTCTACTGCCGGCCCTCCTCTGGGGCGTAGCGATTACCAACCTCATCCGGGGTGTGCCTATTGACGCCAGGATGCAATTTGCAGGAACCTTTTTCGATCTCCTCTCGCCCTACACCCTGCTGGGGGGGCTGGCCTTCCTCCTGGTCTTTACCCTGCAAGGAGGTCTTTTCCTGGCCCTGAAAAGTGAAGGTGAACTAAAGGAGCGTTCCCGGCAGGCGGCCCTGAGGGCTGGAGCCGGTGCGGCCCTGGCCCTCCTCCTGCTGGTAATTATGAGTTACGGGGTCACCGATATTTTCAGCCGGTTCCTCCCCGGGATCCTTCTCGGGAGTGCTTTCATTACCTTGCTCCTCTCCCTGGCCGGTCTTTATACCCGGCGCTACGGCCCGGGCTTCCTGATGAACGGCCTGACCGTAATCCTGGTCACGGCGGGATTTTTCAGCGGGCTCTTCCCGCGGGTGATGGTCTCCAGCCTGAATCCGGAATGGAGCATCACCATTTACCGGGCCGCCTCCAGCCCCTATACCCTTAAAGTTATGACCGTCGTCGCCCTGACTCTGGTACCCATAGTCCTGGCCTACCAGGGGTGGACTTACTGGGTCTTCCGCCAGCGCGTTAAAGCCAGGGACTTGGAGTATTAG
- the cydC gene encoding thiol reductant ABC exporter subunit CydC: MDSLTRQVMLPPPPSASPAARENTDPGGHRADSGVSYSKIDPVGTFVRLLGLIAPAWQAVLGATLLGSGTIASNIGLMATAAFLIASAALHPPAGKLMLAIVGVRFFGITRAVCRYLERYVNHSITLGILGRLRVAFYRTLEPLIPAGLQGHHSGDLLSRAVADVATLENFYLRVLNPPLVALPVAAGVFLFLAHFGRTLALAWMGAFLAAGVIFPVGVTIVGRGVMRRQGEARAALNTALVDTVQGLADILVFDHGRQQQEYIATLDRQYLHLQGRKAGLNGLANALTSLASNLALWAVLVLAIPLVNRGQIDGVYLAMLALTAAAALEAAKPLPMLFPHLEGSLAAARRIFALSDTRPAGDPAGPVPHPRDFSLRVQGLRFRYGPGEPPALDGIDFDVPSGARIAIVGPSGAGKSTLVNLLLRFWDYEEGAILLGGYDLKAYPPEELQRFIGVVAQPTHLFHATIAENLLLARPDATREEMERAAREARLHEFIQVLPRGYDTLIGEEGFKLSGGQRQRLAIARALLQNAPILILDEATTGLDAVTEREVMDSIRHLMEGRTTLVITHRLVGLEDMDKILVLDRGRLVQQGRHAELLRQEGLYRHLWQLQQEALP, translated from the coding sequence ATGGACTCTTTAACCCGCCAGGTTATGTTACCCCCGCCTCCCTCTGCTTCTCCCGCCGCCAGGGAGAATACAGATCCCGGGGGTCACCGAGCAGACTCTGGGGTTTCATATTCAAAGATTGACCCGGTCGGCACCTTCGTCCGCTTGCTGGGTTTAATAGCACCGGCCTGGCAGGCCGTCCTCGGCGCCACCCTTTTGGGTTCCGGTACCATCGCCAGTAACATTGGCCTCATGGCCACGGCTGCCTTCCTTATCGCCAGCGCTGCCCTCCACCCGCCGGCCGGAAAACTAATGCTGGCCATAGTCGGGGTGCGCTTTTTCGGCATCACCCGGGCCGTATGTCGCTACCTGGAACGTTATGTAAACCATAGTATAACCCTTGGCATCCTGGGCCGGTTGCGGGTTGCCTTCTACCGGACCCTGGAACCCCTGATCCCGGCCGGTTTGCAGGGCCATCACAGCGGGGATTTGCTTAGCCGCGCTGTAGCCGACGTTGCCACCCTGGAGAATTTTTACCTTCGCGTCCTGAACCCACCCCTGGTCGCCCTGCCGGTCGCCGCCGGGGTTTTCCTGTTTTTGGCCCATTTCGGCCGGACCCTGGCCCTGGCCTGGATGGGCGCTTTCCTGGCCGCCGGGGTTATCTTCCCCGTGGGCGTCACAATTGTCGGCCGGGGCGTCATGCGGCGCCAGGGCGAGGCCCGGGCGGCCCTGAATACCGCCCTGGTGGACACCGTCCAGGGCCTGGCCGACATCCTGGTCTTCGATCATGGGCGGCAACAACAGGAGTACATCGCCACCCTGGACCGTCAGTACCTGCATCTCCAGGGCCGTAAAGCCGGCCTGAACGGTTTGGCGAACGCCCTCACCAGCCTGGCAAGCAACCTGGCCCTGTGGGCCGTCCTGGTACTGGCCATCCCCCTGGTAAACAGGGGACAAATTGACGGCGTCTACCTGGCCATGCTGGCCCTGACGGCCGCCGCCGCCCTGGAAGCCGCCAAGCCCCTGCCCATGCTCTTCCCCCACCTGGAAGGGAGCCTGGCCGCCGCCCGCCGTATCTTCGCCCTTAGCGACACCCGACCCGCCGGGGACCCGGCCGGCCCCGTTCCCCACCCCCGGGACTTTTCCCTCCGGGTCCAGGGACTGCGTTTCCGCTACGGCCCCGGGGAACCACCGGCCCTGGACGGCATCGATTTTGACGTCCCCTCCGGAGCGCGGATAGCCATCGTCGGCCCCAGCGGCGCGGGCAAAAGTACCCTGGTTAATTTGCTCCTGCGCTTCTGGGACTATGAAGAAGGAGCCATACTCCTGGGTGGCTACGACCTGAAGGCCTATCCACCGGAGGAGCTACAGCGTTTCATCGGAGTTGTGGCCCAGCCAACCCATCTCTTTCACGCCACCATCGCCGAAAACCTGCTCCTGGCCCGACCGGACGCGACCCGGGAGGAGATGGAGCGGGCGGCCCGGGAAGCCCGGCTGCATGAGTTTATCCAGGTCCTGCCCCGGGGCTACGACACCCTGATCGGCGAAGAAGGCTTTAAGCTCTCCGGCGGCCAGCGCCAGCGACTGGCCATAGCCCGGGCCTTGCTGCAAAACGCCCCCATCCTCATCCTCGATGAGGCTACGACCGGCCTGGATGCCGTAACAGAACGAGAGGTAATGGATTCCATCCGCCACCTGATGGAGGGGCGCACCACCCTGGTCATCACCCACCGCCTGGTGGGCCTGGAAGACATGGATAAAATCCTGGTCCTTGACAGGGGCAGGTTGGTCCAGCAGGGGCGGCATGCAGAACTTCTCCGGCAGGAGGGCCTTTACCGCCATTTGTGGCAACTGCAGCAGGAGGCGCTACCCTAA
- the gmk gene encoding guanylate kinase produces the protein MEEESKLIDGLIINFQTRDRRPRPGLFFIVSGPSGVGKNTLLNYALPRVDGIYYLPSITTRAMRSGETQGAPYFFVTKADFEALIAAGAFLEWKKIHTGDYYGTHLPTITYALANGYDIITDMDVLGCMEVMERFPENVVSIFIAPPDREELRQRLAGREKDASVVAKRLERVEMEMGYMKKYRHVIVNDDLERAGGELVRILHSYSEHK, from the coding sequence ATGGAAGAAGAGAGTAAACTTATTGACGGACTCATCATCAATTTTCAAACCCGGGACCGCAGGCCGAGGCCGGGCCTCTTTTTCATCGTCTCCGGGCCATCCGGGGTGGGCAAGAACACCCTCCTCAACTATGCTCTTCCCAGGGTAGATGGGATTTATTACCTGCCTTCCATAACCACCCGGGCGATGCGTTCTGGGGAAACCCAGGGCGCGCCCTATTTTTTTGTCACCAAGGCTGATTTTGAAGCCTTAATAGCCGCAGGAGCTTTCCTGGAGTGGAAGAAGATCCATACCGGCGATTATTACGGCACCCACCTGCCGACAATTACTTACGCCCTGGCCAACGGTTATGACATTATCACCGACATGGACGTCCTGGGATGTATGGAAGTCATGGAGCGGTTTCCCGAAAATGTCGTTTCCATTTTTATCGCCCCGCCTGATCGGGAGGAACTGCGCCAGCGCCTGGCCGGGAGGGAAAAGGACGCTTCTGTCGTCGCCAAAAGGCTGGAGCGGGTGGAAATGGAGATGGGCTATATGAAAAAATACCGGCACGTCATCGTCAATGACGATCTTGAACGTGCCGGCGGGGAACTGGTCCGGATCCTCCACAGCTACTCTGAACACAAGTAG
- a CDS encoding cytochrome ubiquinol oxidase subunit I: protein MDALLLARWQFGITSVYHFLFVPLTLGLSILVAIMETIYVRTGDETYKNMARFWGRLFLINFAMGVVTGIVQEFHFGMNWSEYSRFVGDIFGAPLAVEALAAFFLESTFLGLWIFGWEKLSPALHAACIWLVAFASNLSAFWILVANSFMQEPVGFTLRNGRAEMTDFFALLTNPHVLYQFPHTVLAGFVTAAFFVMGISAYHLLRQSQLEPFRRSFRLALIMGLIGSLLVAGIGHLQGQHLVATQPMKMAAAEALWDSADPAPLALVALVDQENQQNNLEIKIPALTSFLAYNSFRGEVKGLKELQAAAAEQYGPGNYIPPVAPVFWSFRLMIAAGLWLILLSLYSLYLWRKGLLESRPLVLKALLWSIPIPYLANTAGWFVAEVGRYPWIVYGLQRLEAAVSPGVSATAILTTLVAFTLLYGLLAVVDVYLLAKYARQGVVEQPPAGKMHPSGEVSLWI, encoded by the coding sequence ATGGATGCACTCTTGCTGGCCCGTTGGCAATTCGGCATAACCTCGGTTTACCATTTCCTCTTCGTCCCCCTGACCCTGGGACTTTCTATTCTGGTGGCCATCATGGAGACCATCTACGTCCGTACTGGTGATGAAACTTACAAGAACATGGCCCGCTTCTGGGGCCGCCTTTTCCTGATTAACTTCGCCATGGGTGTGGTGACCGGTATCGTTCAGGAGTTTCACTTCGGCATGAACTGGTCCGAGTACTCCCGCTTCGTCGGTGACATTTTCGGTGCCCCCCTGGCTGTGGAAGCCCTGGCCGCCTTCTTCCTGGAATCCACCTTCCTGGGCCTGTGGATCTTCGGCTGGGAAAAACTCTCCCCGGCCCTTCATGCTGCCTGTATCTGGCTAGTAGCCTTTGCCTCTAACCTTTCCGCCTTTTGGATCCTGGTGGCCAACTCCTTCATGCAGGAACCGGTGGGTTTTACCTTACGTAACGGCCGCGCCGAGATGACGGATTTCTTCGCCCTACTAACCAACCCCCACGTCCTTTACCAGTTTCCCCATACCGTCCTGGCCGGCTTTGTGACGGCGGCCTTTTTCGTCATGGGGATCAGTGCCTACCACCTGCTGCGGCAAAGCCAATTAGAGCCCTTCCGCCGTTCCTTCCGGCTGGCGCTTATCATGGGCCTCATCGGTAGCCTACTGGTGGCGGGTATCGGACACCTCCAGGGGCAGCACCTGGTCGCTACCCAGCCCATGAAAATGGCGGCGGCCGAAGCCCTCTGGGACAGTGCCGACCCGGCGCCCCTGGCCCTGGTAGCCCTGGTCGACCAGGAAAACCAGCAAAACAACCTGGAGATTAAAATCCCTGCCCTGACGAGTTTCCTGGCTTACAATAGCTTCCGGGGCGAGGTGAAGGGCCTGAAGGAACTCCAGGCCGCAGCCGCGGAGCAATACGGCCCGGGCAATTATATACCGCCGGTGGCCCCGGTATTCTGGAGCTTTCGCTTAATGATTGCCGCCGGGCTGTGGTTGATTTTGCTGTCCCTGTATAGCCTGTATCTATGGCGTAAGGGACTACTGGAAAGTAGGCCCCTGGTCCTCAAAGCCCTGCTCTGGAGTATCCCGATCCCTTACCTGGCTAACACTGCCGGCTGGTTCGTGGCGGAAGTCGGCCGTTACCCCTGGATTGTTTACGGTTTGCAACGGCTCGAAGCAGCCGTCTCACCAGGGGTATCCGCTACCGCTATCTTGACGACCCTGGTGGCCTTTACCCTGCTTTACGGCCTGCTGGCTGTGGTGGATGTCTACCTCCTGGCCAAATACGCCCGCCAGGGTGTAGTAGAGCAGCCCCCTGCCGGTAAGATGCATCCTTCCGGGGAGGTGTCGTTATGGATCTGA
- the cydD gene encoding thiol reductant ABC exporter subunit CydD: MLNHDLLREAGRVRRQLALTVELGLGAGLLAILQAWFLARVVNGVFLEGRDLPGVWPWLLILLGLIFLRAAFAWGMEVAGHRTAARIKYDLRRRLVAHLLALGPVPLKDGHTGELVNVLVEGVEDLETYFAGYLPRLALAALMPMAVLGFVFPLDLFSGLFLLGTAPLLPLFMFLIGGQAERLTSNQWETLGRLSGHFLDVLQGLTTLKIFGRSKAQAEVLARLSDRFRSTTLGVLRVAFLSALVLELAATLGTALVAVSVGLRLLYGRLPFQEALFLLLLAPEFYLPLRLLGSRYHAGLAGVTAAARIFDLLSRPLPAGEGGKAGSAVGQDEVVAPFIAGHPGRATELSEDKKMVAGICLKHGIRSDGESIPGAAGDGGRPAGEKGLLRPGLHIILEDVYYAYDPGNRPALQGLSLELRPGEKVALVGPSGSGKSTVAHLLLRFLEPDRGRITADGHPLDRVPPEDWRRQVSLVPQHPYLFSGTIADNILLGRPHASWEEMVTAASLAGAHEFINALPQGYATPIGERGLRLSGGQARRLAIARAFLKEAPLLILDEATAGLDPATDQIIQTALERLLRGRTSLIIAHRLSAAVRADRIVVLDSGRVIEEGRHEELLARRGLYYRLVTASRGAA; this comes from the coding sequence CTGCTTAATCATGACCTGTTACGTGAGGCCGGCAGGGTACGCCGCCAGCTGGCCCTTACGGTGGAGCTGGGGTTGGGGGCCGGCCTCCTGGCCATTCTCCAGGCCTGGTTCCTGGCCCGGGTGGTCAACGGTGTCTTCCTGGAAGGGCGGGATCTGCCGGGGGTCTGGCCGTGGCTCTTAATCCTTCTGGGGCTCATTTTTCTGCGGGCGGCTTTCGCCTGGGGGATGGAAGTGGCCGGCCACCGGACCGCGGCCCGGATCAAGTATGACCTGCGTCGCCGCCTGGTGGCCCACCTCCTGGCCCTGGGGCCGGTACCTTTAAAGGATGGGCATACCGGGGAACTGGTTAACGTCCTGGTTGAGGGGGTTGAGGACCTGGAGACCTATTTTGCCGGCTACCTGCCCCGCCTGGCCCTGGCGGCCCTGATGCCCATGGCTGTCCTGGGTTTTGTTTTTCCCCTGGACCTTTTCTCCGGCCTGTTCCTCCTTGGCACCGCCCCCCTGCTCCCCCTCTTTATGTTCCTTATCGGCGGGCAGGCGGAAAGGCTAACCAGCAACCAATGGGAGACCCTGGGCCGCCTGAGCGGCCACTTCCTGGATGTGCTACAAGGACTTACCACCCTGAAAATTTTCGGCCGCAGCAAGGCCCAGGCCGAGGTCCTGGCCCGCCTCAGTGACCGTTTCCGGTCCACCACCCTGGGAGTGCTACGGGTGGCCTTTCTCTCGGCCCTGGTCCTGGAGCTGGCGGCCACCTTAGGCACTGCCCTGGTGGCTGTTTCTGTTGGCCTGCGCCTCCTCTACGGCCGCTTGCCCTTTCAGGAAGCCCTCTTCCTTTTATTGCTGGCGCCGGAATTCTACCTGCCCCTGCGCCTCCTGGGCAGTCGGTACCATGCCGGCCTGGCCGGCGTTACCGCAGCCGCCCGTATCTTTGACCTCCTCTCCCGGCCCCTTCCCGCCGGTGAAGGCGGTAAAGCAGGTAGCGCCGTCGGCCAGGATGAGGTGGTTGCGCCCTTCATAGCGGGCCATCCAGGCAGGGCGACAGAGCTATCGGAGGATAAAAAAATGGTGGCTGGCATTTGTCTGAAGCACGGGATCCGATCCGACGGGGAAAGCATCCCTGGCGCCGCCGGAGATGGAGGGCGCCCGGCTGGAGAAAAAGGCCTGCTCCGGCCCGGCCTTCATATTATCCTGGAAGATGTTTATTATGCCTACGATCCGGGGAACCGGCCCGCCCTGCAGGGCCTTTCCCTGGAACTCCGCCCCGGGGAAAAAGTGGCCCTGGTCGGACCCAGTGGCAGCGGTAAAAGCACCGTCGCCCACCTGCTCTTGCGCTTCCTGGAGCCCGATCGCGGGCGCATAACGGCCGACGGCCATCCTTTAGACCGGGTTCCCCCGGAAGATTGGCGCCGCCAGGTATCCCTGGTGCCCCAGCATCCCTACCTTTTCAGCGGCACTATAGCCGACAATATCCTCCTGGGACGCCCGCATGCCTCGTGGGAGGAAATGGTGACGGCGGCCAGCCTGGCCGGCGCCCACGAGTTCATCAACGCCCTGCCGCAAGGTTACGCTACCCCCATAGGCGAAAGGGGCTTGCGTTTGAGCGGCGGCCAGGCCCGGCGCCTGGCCATCGCCCGCGCCTTCCTGAAGGAGGCGCCCTTACTGATTCTCGATGAAGCTACCGCCGGCCTGGACCCGGCCACCGATCAGATCATCCAGACCGCCCTGGAGCGCCTCCTTCGCGGGCGCACGTCCCTGATCATCGCCCATCGTCTGAGCGCCGCCGTCCGGGCCGACCGCATCGTTGTCCTGGACTCCGGCAGGGTAATAGAGGAAGGGCGGCATGAAGAGCTCCTGGCCCGCCGGGGTCTGTATTATCGCCTGGTTACGGCCTCCAGGGGGGCGGCGTAA